In Longimicrobium sp., one DNA window encodes the following:
- a CDS encoding ATP-binding cassette domain-containing protein: MSAVLRADSVGKTFDGRAVLASAYFEARAGAVTALVGRNGTGKSTLMKIAAGWIRPDHGFVELGGRRLTGRPAELARRGVFHLPVDRTILSRDFTLAQHLDAVEARFGGGDRAAVLERLGVAHLATQRCGSLSGGEHRRAELSVAMVRRPKCLLADEPFRGLPPRDADTVSAALRGMAAAGCAVVVSGHEMGWVLNVADEVVWLRDGTTHALGARDDAVRDWRFQREYLGKPR; the protein is encoded by the coding sequence TATTTCGAGGCGCGCGCGGGCGCGGTGACGGCGCTGGTCGGGCGCAACGGCACGGGAAAGTCGACGCTGATGAAGATCGCGGCCGGGTGGATTCGCCCCGACCACGGCTTCGTGGAGCTCGGCGGTCGGCGGCTGACCGGGCGCCCGGCGGAGCTCGCCCGCCGCGGCGTCTTCCATCTCCCCGTCGACCGCACCATCCTGTCGCGCGACTTCACCCTCGCGCAGCACCTGGACGCCGTCGAGGCGCGCTTCGGCGGCGGCGACCGCGCGGCGGTGCTGGAGCGGCTGGGCGTCGCGCATCTCGCCACGCAGCGCTGCGGCTCCCTCTCCGGCGGCGAGCACCGGCGCGCGGAGCTGTCCGTGGCGATGGTGCGGCGGCCGAAGTGCCTGCTGGCCGACGAGCCGTTCCGCGGCCTCCCGCCGCGCGACGCCGACACCGTCTCCGCCGCGCTGCGCGGGATGGCGGCCGCGGGATGCGCAGTGGTGGTCAGCGGGCACGAGATGGGGTGGGTGCTGAACGTGGCGGACGAGGTCGTGTGGCTCCGCGACGGCACCACGCACGCCCTCGGCGCCCGCGACGACGCCGTGCGGGACTGGCGCTTCCAGCGCGAGTACCTGGGCAAGCCGCGGTGA